The genomic segment CAGGAAGGAAGCCGCGGGCGCATCCCAGGAGTTTTTATGTGCCAGCGTATTGTTTTGACTTCCCGTTCCAATCTTTCTCCCCGAGGCCTCGGCTGTTATATTAAGGTCATGTTGGGCCTGCAGACCCAACCAGAACTCTGCCGACACCCCGAAAAATCTTGCCAGCCTCAAGGCAGTATCAACTGAGATGCTCCTTTTGCAATTTCATTTATTCTCCGAGCAGGGACGCCTACGCCTAAAGCAAGCCTGTTTTAACGGTCATCCGTTATCTCTACTCTTCGTCACATCCTCCAAAAGGACCTTTCGGGATGTGTCGGTTTCCTGCCAGCCATGGTCTCCCTCCTCATCGCCTTAATGTAAAGGAGCGCGGCGGGTTTCCGGGGTGGGTTTCACCTCCCTGCCATTTTCGCTTCAGTGTTATTGTCTTCCCGTCGTCATTCCACTGGACATGAAAGGGGTAGAGGGTCCCCTGAAGCTCATTGTTATTCGATCCAATGGTGAAGGTGGCCTTGGCCGTGATGGACCCCACCGCCTGCGACAGCCTCATGTCCTGCAGGTACTGGTTAATGACAGCGGGGCTCCCGAAAGTCAGAATAACAGAAATGGTCTTGCCTGATATCGAGCCGGAAACCGGGATTCCGCCACCGGGAGTTTGCATAGTGCCGCTGACGCTCGAGCCGGATTGGCTGAGATTCATCTTTCCGTTGAACCGGCCCTTGGAATCGGCCGCGTTCCATGTCCCGTTCAGCGAGAACGGCTTTGCAGGAAGATTCGCGGCCGTGTAGGCCCTGCCCATGGGGACCTTCGTGTCCGGTTGTTTGGTCGGGGCCGTCCCTGCGGATGTGCCCGGTTTGTTGCTTCCGACCAGGATCGATGATATGAGGTCGCCAAGTGGGTCGGGCTTGTCCCCTTTCTTGACAACCGTCACGCTGTGAAAGGCCTGCGCAAGCTTGACCGGCTTCGGCTGATACCTCATCCACAGTTCCGCGGTGACATGATATGTGCCGGGCGCGCTTGTCGGCAAGGCAATGGAGTCCCTGTAGTTGTACCTCCTGCCGTTGACCACCCAACTGTAGAAAAGTGCGGATGACGGCACATTCGTATCACCGACGCTGGCATTGAGTTCGACCCTGTCCCCCACTTCGACCGATGAAGGCCCGCTGACCGATATGGACCCTTTTGCGGGATCCGGACCGGCGGCAACAAAAACATGGGACGCGTCCCCTGCCCTCTGCCACTTGCCGCCTACGGCCTGCCAGACAACAACACGGACAACGTTCCTGCCGGCCCGGGCCACCTTCAAGGACTGCGTTTCGCTGTTGCCCCCGAACTTTGCGCCGTTTATCGACCAGCCAAAGGTGTAGGTCGCCTCTTTATCGTTTTTACTGAGCTCTTTTATCTGCGCCCTGAAGGTCGCGTCCTCGCCCACCTTGCTTTCGCCGGGCCCGCCTAAGCTCACGCTGATCCTGCGCTCTTGTGCAACGATCCTGTGAGCGGCGTCCCCAAGAAGCACGTTCCCGGTGTCGGGGCGATGCACATAGACCACAAGGCTTACGACGTACGTCCCCGGGTGAACAAGGGTCCTTTTGAATTTTGCGGCGGAGGCGAGCACCGTATTGTCGCCTGCAAGACGCCATGCGTACTTGAGGGCGGGCTTGATCGATTCCGCGGCCTCCACTTCGGCTTCAAGTTCGACGACGTCGCCCGTGAACGCCTGGCCTGCGCCGTCGATCCTGACCGTTATCCGTGGTTTGAGATTGAAATTGACGCGAACAGGCGTTTCAGCACTCTTCTCGTCCTTGGGCTTCACGGCGACCTTCCGCGTCTCTCCAGCAAAGCCCGCCGCCTCCGCGGAGAAGGTGTACGTCCCGGGAGGGACCGTGTCGAAAAGGGCGTCTCCTGCTTCACCCGTCGTCTCCGGGGACCGGGAAGACATGCGGACCTTCGCATCGGCAACGGGGATGGAACCGGACCTCACCGCGATGACGACGGTGCTCAGGATGGGCTCCAGCGTCACTGTGTATCTGTCCTCCCTTATCGGTGCAAGCTCTGCGGTGTCCGAAAAACTCAGGTAACCTTCCGCCGTTACCCGAATGGCGTATTTCGCGGGTTTGACGCCTTTTGCCGTGACAGTACCGTCCGCTCCCGTGGTCCCGCTATACCTGGTCTCGTCTGTCAGCGTGACACGTGCCCCGCTGACAGGTTTCCCGTACCCGTCCTTTACCTCGATCTTCATTGCTTTCAAATTGGCTTTTGTCTTTTCTACAAGCTCCCTGTTCGCCTCTCCAAGGTCTTTCTTCGTTATCCCCTCATCGGAGGAAAACGTGTTATAGCCCTGATGCTTCCGCATCAACTCGCCCCAGCTTTCCGTTTTTATACCGTTCCAGGCGCTGTTGTCGAAATTTTTAAAATTTCCCTCGGAGCCTCCATGCGACCAGAGGTCGAAAGAATACGGGACGCCGTCGATAACAACAACAGGCGCGACGTGGTTGATGTTCACATCGA from the Syntrophorhabdaceae bacterium genome contains:
- a CDS encoding carboxypeptidase regulatory-like domain-containing protein, translating into MNHQCNVYRSDRLGTAGFYILVAFCVGLLAVMIPAVTFAERPQPSDIRKDQGYPSPDTKGTKTEVPTADDWKKFGEKLRSKAPADELQRARFIAAEVAKELDRKGLTANTSLLGRIGASLKYGNSEAATCGYLNDAFTESLKGAGFDAGQIHSVVGYKDGWQALNRGYIFDVNINHVAPVVVIDGVPYSFDLWSHGGSEGNFKNFDNSAWNGIKTESWGELMRKHQGYNTFSSDEGITKKDLGEANRELVEKTKANLKAMKIEVKDGYGKPVSGARVTLTDETRYSGTTGADGTVTAKGVKPAKYAIRVTAEGYLSFSDTAELAPIREDRYTVTLEPILSTVVIAVRSGSIPVADAKVRMSSRSPETTGEAGDALFDTVPPGTYTFSAEAAGFAGETRKVAVKPKDEKSAETPVRVNFNLKPRITVRIDGAGQAFTGDVVELEAEVEAAESIKPALKYAWRLAGDNTVLASAAKFKRTLVHPGTYVVSLVVYVHRPDTGNVLLGDAAHRIVAQERRISVSLGGPGESKVGEDATFRAQIKELSKNDKEATYTFGWSINGAKFGGNSETQSLKVARAGRNVVRVVVWQAVGGKWQRAGDASHVFVAAGPDPAKGSISVSGPSSVEVGDRVELNASVGDTNVPSSALFYSWVVNGRRYNYRDSIALPTSAPGTYHVTAELWMRYQPKPVKLAQAFHSVTVVKKGDKPDPLGDLISSILVGSNKPGTSAGTAPTKQPDTKVPMGRAYTAANLPAKPFSLNGTWNAADSKGRFNGKMNLSQSGSSVSGTMQTPGGGIPVSGSISGKTISVILTFGSPAVINQYLQDMRLSQAVGSITAKATFTIGSNNNELQGTLYPFHVQWNDDGKTITLKRKWQGGETHPGNPPRSFTLRR